In the Arthrobacter zhaoxinii genome, one interval contains:
- a CDS encoding acyl-CoA dehydrogenase family protein, whose protein sequence is MTTAAITADGRGSSIPEPEYLDLLAAVTAWVEGPGEEWAGLIETTGTVPDALWKELRGAGFLSLAAPANLGGRGLSFVQWMGLMEIFSRSHASVRMIVHVVNGTWRAMNPHVDDVQRRKFIRPSVAGDLLVAFTLTEPGNGTGADISSSVRRAGDTYYLTGRKHLITFGVRCDYWLLFARLAGSTGSGGTVALLVDRHAPGVEVEDTSDTLGVRGTDHASLTFTDTPVPVANRIGEEGDGLAVALGGFLTPSRISVAMSCVGLAQRAQQLAVSYALERTTFGKPLASRQAVAFALAENAADIAAARALTLHAAAAWQDGTADAGSLSSMAKLTAVDMLTRVTDKALQVHGGVGYWKTMPIERVYRDARAQRFEEGTNEIQKTVIARGLLGRFQAPAPDGGRVPAPAGPGTAPAARP, encoded by the coding sequence GTGACCACTGCAGCCATCACCGCCGACGGACGGGGCAGCAGCATCCCGGAGCCGGAATACCTCGACCTGCTGGCGGCCGTTACCGCCTGGGTCGAGGGTCCCGGCGAGGAATGGGCCGGACTCATCGAAACCACCGGCACCGTGCCGGACGCCCTGTGGAAGGAACTGCGCGGGGCCGGGTTCCTCTCCCTGGCAGCTCCGGCGAATCTCGGCGGGCGGGGGCTGAGCTTTGTCCAGTGGATGGGGCTGATGGAAATCTTCTCCCGTTCACACGCCTCGGTCCGCATGATTGTGCACGTGGTCAACGGCACCTGGCGGGCCATGAACCCGCACGTTGACGACGTGCAGCGCCGGAAGTTCATCCGCCCGTCCGTCGCCGGCGACCTTCTGGTCGCCTTCACCCTGACCGAGCCCGGCAACGGCACGGGCGCCGACATCAGCTCGAGTGTGCGGCGGGCGGGCGACACGTACTACCTCACCGGCCGCAAGCATCTGATCACGTTCGGGGTGCGGTGCGATTATTGGCTGCTGTTTGCCCGGCTGGCCGGGAGCACGGGAAGCGGGGGCACGGTGGCACTGCTGGTGGACCGGCACGCCCCCGGCGTCGAAGTGGAAGACACGTCCGACACCCTGGGCGTCCGCGGCACCGACCACGCGTCCCTGACGTTCACGGACACCCCCGTCCCTGTCGCCAACCGGATCGGGGAGGAAGGGGACGGATTGGCCGTCGCGCTGGGCGGCTTCCTCACGCCCAGCCGGATCTCCGTAGCGATGAGCTGCGTCGGCCTGGCCCAGCGCGCCCAGCAGCTGGCGGTCTCCTACGCCCTGGAGCGCACCACCTTCGGGAAGCCGCTCGCCTCGCGGCAGGCCGTCGCCTTCGCCCTGGCGGAAAACGCCGCTGACATCGCGGCGGCCCGCGCGCTGACCCTGCATGCCGCCGCCGCGTGGCAGGACGGCACGGCCGACGCCGGCTCCCTATCCTCGATGGCCAAGCTCACCGCCGTCGACATGCTCACCCGCGTAACGGACAAGGCCCTGCAGGTCCACGGGGGCGTGGGGTACTGGAAGACCATGCCCATTGAACGCGTGTACCGCGACGCACGGGCGCAGCGCTTCGAAGAAGGGACGAACGAGATCCAGAAAACCGTGATTGCCCGCGGCCTTCTTGGCCGGTTCCAGGCACCCGCGCCCGACGGCGGACGCGTCCCTGCCCCTGCCGGCCCCGGCACGGCTCCGGCCGCCCGCCCCTGA
- a CDS encoding oxidoreductase produces the protein MFSPVSLGPLHLDHRIVMGSMHLNREDDPRALAAFYRERAAGGAGLIVTGGAAVSRAGAGGPNYLLINEPAAAAVMMPVLDAVHDAGGKLALQLFHAGRYAFEASFGIRPVAPSEVYSAFSRCLPRALTLAQIEDTLADFAAGAAAARALGFDAVEIMGSEGYLINQFASPLTNRRRDRWGGDPQHRQAFPRAVLKAVREAVGTGYPVIYRTSGADFTAGSSTRAESADLAVALARDGADAVNVGIGWHESRAPSVQALVPPGRWLDIAGGIRGALAAADVRVPVIGSNRINSLESAERALAAGHADLISMARPFLADPDIVAKSRRGESHLVNTCIACNEACIDRSLGTEPVSCLVNPRAGRETVFPLRAVPPPAGVRVAVVGAGPAGMQAAATLAEAGHAVDLYEREGAIGGQFRLAGQVPGKADFLQTIRYFTNELARLGVHVLTGAAPGVAHLARYAHVVLATGVRPRPVPLPRSGLLPVLDYRQAFADPARLGARVVIVGAGGIAVDLSRLLVDPGAPGGARDVTILRRGKRIGAGIGPSTRWAVLQEIRAAGVRTLPGTTPLEVSRQGLRVRDGNGAAALLPADAVVLAAGQVPHNPFHAPLAVRGVPCTVIGGALDASGLNAVRAFDQGLTAGTAVARQLVGRTPGQPGVKSSRAPLP, from the coding sequence GTGTTCTCCCCCGTCTCCCTCGGTCCGCTGCACCTGGACCACCGGATCGTGATGGGGTCGATGCATCTGAACCGGGAGGACGATCCCCGGGCCCTCGCAGCGTTCTACCGCGAACGGGCAGCCGGCGGAGCCGGCCTGATTGTCACCGGAGGCGCTGCGGTCAGCCGGGCCGGTGCCGGCGGTCCCAACTACCTGCTGATCAACGAACCCGCAGCGGCAGCCGTGATGATGCCGGTCCTGGACGCCGTGCACGACGCCGGCGGGAAACTGGCCCTGCAGTTGTTCCATGCGGGGCGCTATGCCTTCGAAGCCAGCTTCGGCATCCGCCCCGTGGCGCCGTCGGAGGTTTACTCGGCCTTCTCCCGATGCCTGCCCCGCGCGCTGACGCTGGCGCAGATCGAGGACACCCTTGCCGATTTCGCTGCCGGCGCTGCCGCAGCGCGCGCCCTCGGCTTCGATGCCGTGGAAATCATGGGCTCCGAGGGCTACCTGATCAACCAGTTCGCCTCTCCCCTGACGAACCGGCGCCGGGACCGCTGGGGAGGGGATCCGCAGCACAGGCAGGCCTTTCCGCGGGCGGTGCTGAAGGCCGTCCGGGAGGCCGTGGGCACCGGTTACCCGGTCATTTACCGCACGTCCGGTGCTGACTTCACGGCGGGCTCCAGCACCCGGGCGGAGTCAGCTGACCTGGCGGTGGCACTGGCACGGGACGGGGCGGACGCGGTCAACGTCGGCATCGGCTGGCACGAGTCCCGGGCCCCCTCGGTGCAGGCTTTGGTTCCCCCCGGCCGCTGGCTGGACATTGCCGGCGGGATCCGCGGAGCACTTGCTGCCGCGGACGTTCGGGTCCCGGTGATCGGCAGCAACCGGATCAACTCGCTGGAATCCGCGGAGCGTGCCCTGGCCGCCGGGCACGCGGACCTGATCTCGATGGCCCGCCCCTTCCTCGCCGACCCGGACATCGTCGCCAAGTCCCGGCGCGGCGAGTCCCATCTCGTCAATACCTGCATCGCCTGCAACGAGGCCTGCATCGACCGGTCCCTGGGTACCGAGCCGGTCTCCTGCCTGGTGAACCCGCGGGCCGGGCGCGAAACCGTCTTCCCGCTGCGGGCAGTTCCGCCGCCCGCCGGAGTACGCGTGGCAGTGGTGGGAGCCGGTCCGGCCGGTATGCAGGCCGCGGCGACGCTCGCGGAGGCCGGGCATGCGGTGGATCTTTATGAACGGGAGGGTGCCATTGGCGGCCAGTTCCGGCTCGCCGGGCAGGTGCCGGGCAAAGCCGACTTCCTGCAGACCATCCGCTATTTCACCAATGAACTGGCGCGGCTGGGCGTACACGTGCTGACAGGCGCGGCCCCCGGCGTCGCGCATCTGGCCCGCTACGCGCACGTAGTCCTGGCCACGGGGGTGCGCCCGCGGCCCGTGCCGCTGCCCCGCAGCGGCCTGCTTCCCGTGCTGGATTACCGGCAGGCGTTCGCGGACCCGGCGAGGCTGGGGGCTCGCGTGGTGATTGTGGGTGCCGGCGGAATCGCAGTGGATCTCTCCCGCCTGCTCGTGGATCCAGGGGCACCCGGCGGCGCCCGGGACGTCACGATCCTGCGCCGCGGCAAACGGATCGGTGCAGGCATCGGCCCGTCCACCCGGTGGGCGGTGCTGCAGGAGATCCGGGCCGCCGGTGTCCGGACCCTGCCCGGCACCACGCCGCTGGAAGTATCCCGCCAGGGGCTCCGGGTGCGGGACGGGAACGGGGCCGCGGCGCTGCTGCCGGCCGACGCCGTCGTGCTGGCCGCCGGGCAGGTGCCGCACAATCCGTTCCACGCACCGTTGGCGGTCCGCGGTGTCCCCTGCACGGTGATCGGCGGAGCACTGGATGCGTCCGGGCTGAACGCGGTCCGGGCCTTCGACCAGGGCCTGACCGCAGGGACAGCGGTAGCGCGCCAGCTGGTCGGGCGGACACCGGGGCAGCCGGGGGTTAAAAGCAGCAGGGCCCCGCTGCCATAA
- the tuf gene encoding elongation factor Tu — translation MAKAKFERTKPHVNIGTIGHVDHGKTTLTAAISKVLADKYPDLNEKRDFAAIDSAPEERQRGITINISHIEYQTEKRHYAHVDAPGHADYIKNMITGAAQMDGAILVVAATDGPMAQTREHVLLARQVGVPYLLVALNKSDMVDDEELLDLVEMEVRELLSSQDFDGDNAPVVRVSGLKALEGDPKWVAAVEELMEAVDNNVPDPVRDKDKPFLMPIEDVFTITGRGTVVTGRAERGTLAINSEVEIVGIRPVQKTTVTGIEMFHKQLDEAWAGENCGLLLRGIKREDVERGQVVVKPGSITPHTDFEANVYILSKDEGGRHNPFYSNYRPQFYFRTTDVTGVITLPEGTEMVMPGDNTEMSVELIQPIAMEEGLGFAIREGGRTVGSGRVTKIIK, via the coding sequence GTGGCGAAGGCAAAGTTCGAGCGGACTAAGCCGCACGTCAACATCGGCACCATTGGTCACGTTGACCATGGTAAGACGACGTTGACCGCTGCCATTTCGAAGGTGCTTGCTGACAAGTACCCTGATCTGAATGAAAAGCGCGATTTCGCTGCTATCGACTCTGCACCTGAAGAGCGCCAGCGCGGCATCACCATCAACATCTCTCACATCGAGTACCAGACCGAGAAGCGCCACTACGCACACGTAGACGCCCCCGGCCACGCTGACTACATCAAGAACATGATCACTGGTGCAGCTCAGATGGACGGCGCAATCCTCGTGGTTGCCGCTACCGACGGTCCGATGGCCCAGACCCGCGAGCACGTTCTGCTCGCCCGCCAGGTTGGCGTTCCCTACCTGCTGGTCGCACTGAACAAGTCCGACATGGTTGACGACGAAGAACTGCTCGACCTCGTGGAAATGGAAGTTCGCGAACTGCTGAGCTCCCAGGACTTCGACGGCGACAACGCTCCCGTCGTCCGCGTTTCCGGCCTCAAGGCTCTCGAAGGCGACCCCAAGTGGGTTGCAGCCGTCGAAGAGCTCATGGAAGCCGTTGACAACAACGTGCCGGACCCCGTTCGCGACAAGGACAAGCCGTTCCTGATGCCGATCGAGGACGTCTTCACGATCACCGGTCGTGGAACCGTTGTCACGGGCCGCGCCGAGCGCGGTACCCTCGCCATCAACTCCGAGGTCGAGATCGTCGGCATCCGTCCGGTCCAGAAGACCACGGTTACCGGTATCGAGATGTTCCACAAGCAGCTTGACGAAGCATGGGCCGGCGAGAACTGTGGCCTGCTGCTCCGCGGCATCAAGCGCGAAGACGTAGAGCGTGGCCAGGTTGTCGTAAAGCCGGGTTCCATCACCCCGCACACCGACTTCGAGGCCAACGTCTACATCCTGTCCAAGGATGAAGGCGGACGCCACAACCCGTTCTACTCGAACTACCGCCCGCAGTTCTACTTCCGCACCACGGACGTAACCGGCGTCATCACCCTCCCCGAGGGCACTGAAATGGTTATGCCCGGCGATAACACTGAGATGAGCGTTGAGCTCATCCAGCCGATCGCAATGGAAGAGGGCCTCGGCTTCGCTATCCGCGAAGGCGGCCGCACCGTTGGATCAGGCCGCGTCACCAAGATCATCAAGTAA
- the fusA gene encoding elongation factor G: MALDVLTDLNKVRNIGIMAHIDAGKTTTTERILFYTGVNHKIGETHDGASTMDWMAQEQERGITITSAATTCYWDNNQINIIDTPGHVDFTVEVERSLRVLDGAVAVFDGKEGVEPQSETVWRQADKYDVPRICFVNKMDKLGADFYFTVDTIINRLGAKPLVLQLPIGSESEFEGVVDLIEMRALTWRGDAKGDVTMGAKYEIEPIPAELQEKAESYRAQLVETVAEASDELMNKYLEGEEISIPELKAGIRKLTINSEVYPVLCGSAFKNRGVQPMLDAVVDYLPSPLDVPNIKGHDIRDEEVILERAADAKAPFSALAFKVVTHPFFGRLTYIRVYSGHAASGAQVMNATKQKKERIGKLFQMHANKENPVEEITTGHIYAAIGLKDTTTGDTLCDLQEPIVLESMSFPEPVISVAIEPKTKGDQEKLSTAIQKLSEEDPTFQVSLDEDTGQTIIAGMGELHLDILVDRMRREFRVEANVGKPQVAYRETIRRAVAKHDYTHKKQTGGSGQFAKIQIAIEPLDTSDGTFYEFENKVTGGRVPREYIPSVDQGIQSALTDGVLAGYPVVGIKATLLDGAYHDVDSSEMAFKIAGRQAFKEAARMASPVLLEPLMDVEVRTPEEYMGEVIGDINSRRGQMQSMEDAAGVKVIRAHVPLSGMFGYIGDLRSKTQGRAVYSMSFNSYAEVPKAVADEIIQKTRGE, from the coding sequence GTGGCACTTGACGTGCTTACCGACCTGAATAAGGTCCGCAACATCGGCATCATGGCCCACATTGATGCCGGCAAGACAACTACCACTGAGCGCATCCTGTTCTACACGGGTGTCAACCACAAGATCGGCGAGACCCACGACGGTGCGTCCACGATGGACTGGATGGCACAGGAGCAGGAGCGGGGCATCACCATCACCTCCGCAGCTACCACGTGCTACTGGGACAACAACCAGATCAACATCATCGACACCCCGGGTCACGTTGACTTCACTGTCGAGGTTGAGCGGTCCCTGCGCGTCCTCGACGGCGCCGTTGCTGTCTTCGATGGCAAGGAAGGCGTGGAGCCGCAGTCCGAGACTGTCTGGCGCCAGGCCGACAAGTACGACGTTCCGCGTATCTGCTTCGTCAACAAGATGGACAAGCTCGGCGCTGACTTCTACTTCACCGTAGACACGATCATCAACCGCCTCGGCGCCAAGCCGCTGGTCCTCCAGCTGCCGATCGGCTCCGAAAGCGAATTCGAAGGCGTCGTTGACCTCATCGAAATGCGTGCACTCACCTGGCGCGGCGACGCCAAGGGTGACGTGACCATGGGCGCCAAGTACGAAATCGAACCGATCCCCGCAGAACTGCAGGAAAAGGCCGAATCGTACCGCGCGCAGCTTGTCGAGACCGTTGCTGAAGCCAGCGACGAACTGATGAACAAGTACCTCGAAGGCGAAGAGATCAGCATTCCGGAGCTGAAGGCCGGCATCCGTAAGCTGACCATCAACTCCGAGGTCTACCCGGTTCTCTGTGGCTCTGCCTTCAAGAACCGCGGTGTGCAGCCGATGCTGGACGCCGTCGTCGACTACCTGCCCAGCCCGCTTGACGTCCCGAACATCAAGGGCCACGACATCCGCGACGAAGAGGTCATCCTCGAGCGTGCCGCTGATGCCAAGGCTCCGTTCTCGGCTCTGGCGTTCAAGGTTGTGACGCACCCGTTCTTCGGCCGTCTGACCTACATCCGCGTGTACTCCGGTCACGCTGCTTCCGGCGCCCAGGTCATGAATGCGACCAAGCAGAAGAAGGAGCGCATCGGAAAGCTCTTCCAGATGCACGCCAACAAGGAAAACCCGGTCGAGGAAATCACGACGGGCCACATTTACGCCGCCATCGGCCTGAAGGACACCACCACGGGCGACACCCTGTGCGACCTTCAGGAGCCGATCGTGCTGGAATCCATGAGCTTCCCGGAGCCCGTGATTTCCGTGGCCATCGAGCCGAAGACGAAGGGTGACCAGGAGAAGCTCTCCACGGCCATCCAGAAGCTCTCCGAAGAGGATCCGACCTTCCAGGTCTCCCTCGACGAAGACACCGGCCAGACCATCATCGCCGGCATGGGCGAGCTCCACCTGGACATCCTGGTGGACCGCATGCGCCGCGAGTTCCGCGTCGAGGCAAACGTGGGCAAGCCCCAGGTCGCCTACCGCGAAACGATCCGCCGTGCAGTCGCCAAGCACGACTACACGCACAAGAAGCAGACCGGTGGTTCGGGTCAGTTCGCAAAGATCCAGATCGCCATCGAGCCGCTGGACACGTCCGACGGCACGTTCTACGAATTCGAGAACAAGGTCACCGGTGGTCGCGTTCCGCGCGAATACATCCCCAGCGTTGACCAGGGTATCCAGAGTGCACTTACTGACGGTGTGCTCGCCGGTTACCCGGTTGTCGGCATCAAGGCGACGCTGCTTGACGGCGCGTACCACGACGTCGACTCCTCGGAAATGGCGTTCAAGATTGCCGGACGTCAGGCTTTCAAGGAAGCCGCACGTATGGCAAGCCCGGTCCTGCTCGAACCGCTGATGGATGTTGAAGTCCGCACCCCTGAGGAATACATGGGTGAAGTTATCGGTGACATCAACTCCCGTCGCGGCCAGATGCAGTCCATGGAAGACGCAGCCGGCGTAAAGGTCATCCGGGCACACGTCCCGCTGTCCGGCATGTTCGGCTACATCGGCGACCTGCGGTCCAAGACCCAGGGCCGCGCCGTGTACTCCATGTCCTTCAACAGCTACGCCGAGGTCCCGAAGGCAGTTGCCGACGAGATCATCCAGAAGACGCGCGGCGAGTAA
- the rpsG gene encoding 30S ribosomal protein S7, with protein sequence MPRKGPAPKRPLVLDPVYGSPLVTQLINKVLVDGKKSTAERIVYGALAGAQEKTGQDPVAALKKAMDNIKPSLEVKSRRVGGATYQVPVEVKPGRATALALRWLVGYSKARREKTMTERLRNEILDASNGLGAAVKRREDTHKMAESNKAFAHYRW encoded by the coding sequence ATGCCCCGCAAGGGTCCGGCCCCCAAGCGGCCGCTCGTACTGGATCCCGTCTACGGCTCCCCGCTGGTCACGCAGCTGATCAACAAGGTTCTGGTAGACGGCAAGAAGTCCACCGCAGAGCGCATCGTTTACGGTGCACTTGCAGGCGCCCAGGAGAAGACCGGACAGGATCCGGTTGCAGCCCTGAAGAAGGCAATGGACAACATCAAGCCGAGCCTTGAGGTCAAGTCCCGCCGTGTTGGCGGCGCTACTTACCAGGTTCCCGTCGAGGTCAAGCCGGGCCGTGCAACCGCACTGGCTCTGCGCTGGCTGGTCGGCTACTCCAAGGCCCGCCGCGAGAAGACGATGACTGAGCGTCTGCGCAACGAAATCCTGGACGCTTCCAACGGTCTTGGTGCAGCTGTGAAGCGCCGCGAGGACACCCACAAGATGGCCGAGTCCAACAAGGCCTTCGCCCACTACCGCTGGTAA